A window of the Physeter macrocephalus isolate SW-GA chromosome 7, ASM283717v5, whole genome shotgun sequence genome harbors these coding sequences:
- the PCDH7 gene encoding protocadherin-7 isoform X8, whose translation MLRMRTMGWARAWCLGCCLLLPLSVSLAAAKQLLRYRLAEEGPADVRIGNVASDLGIVTGSGEVTFSLESGSEYLKIDNLTGELSTSERRIDREKLPQCQMIFDENECFLDFEVSVIGPSQSWVDLFEGRVIVLDINDNTPTFPSPVLTLTVEENRPVGTLYLLPTATDRDFGRNGIERYELLQEPGGGGGGGGEGRRAGPADSAPYPGGGGNGASGGGPGGSKRRLDAPEGGGGTSSGGRSSVFELQVADTPDGEKQPQLIVKGALDREQRDSYELTLRVRDGGDPPRSSQAILRVLITDVNDNSPRFEKSVYEADLAENSAPGTPILQLRAADLDVGVNGQIEYVFGAATESVRRLLRLDETSGWLSVLHRIDREEVNQLRFTVMARDRGQPPKTDKATVVLNIKDENDNVPSIEIRKIGRIPLKDGVANVAEDVLVDTPIALVQVSDRDQGENGVVTCTVVGDVPFQLKPASDTEGDQNKKKYFLHTSAPLDYETTREFNVVIVAVDSGSPSLSSNNSLIVKVGDTNDNPPVFGQSVVEVYFPENNIPGERVATVLATDADSGKNAEIAYSLDSSVMGIFAIDPDSGDILVNTVLDREQTDRYEFKVNAKDKGIPVLQGSTTVIVQVADKNDNDPKFMQDVFTFYVKENLQPNSPVGMVTVMDADKGRNAEMSLYIEENSNIFSIENDTGTIYSTMSFDREHQTTYTFRVKAVDGGDPPRSATATVSLFVMDENDNAPTVTLPRNVSYTLLPPSSNVRTVVATVLATDSDDGINADLNYSIAGGNPFKLFEIDSTSGVVSLVGKLTQKHYGLHRLVVQVNDSGQPSQSTTTLVHVFVNESVSNATVIDSQIARSLHTPLTQDIAGDPSYEISKQRLSIVIGVVAGIMTVILIILIVVMARYCRSKNKNGYEAGKKDHEDFFTPQQHDKSKKPKKDKRNKKSKQPLYSSIVTVEASKPNGQRYDSVNEKLSDSPSMGRYRSVNGGPGSPDLARHYKSSSPLPTVQLHPQSPTAGKKHQAVQDLPPANTFVGAGDNISIGSDHCSEYSCQTNNKYSKQIQDLFQM comes from the coding sequence aTGCTGAGGATGCGGACCATGGGGTGGGCGCGCGCCTGGTGCCTGGGCTGCTGTCTCCTCTTGCCGCTCTCGGTAAGCCTGGCGGCCGCCAAGCAACTCCTCCGGTACCGACTGGCCGAGGAGGGCCCAGCAGACGTCCGCATCGGCAACGTCGCCTCGGACTTGGGCATCGTGACCGGCTCCGGTGAGGTGACTTTCAGCCTCGAGTCGGGCTCGGAGTACCTGAAGATCGACAACCTCACCGGCGAGCTGAGTACCAGCGAGCGGCGCATCGACCGCGAGAAGCTACCCCAGTGTCAGATGATCTTCGACGAAAACGAGTGCTTCCTGGACTTCGAGGTGTCGGTGATCGGGCCCTCGCAGAGCTGGGTGGACCTGTTCGAGGGTCGGGTCATCGTGCTCGACATCAACGACAACACGCCCACCTTCCCGTCGCCCGTGCTCACGCTCACGGTGGAGGAGAACCGGCCAGTGGGTACTCTCTACCTGCTGCCTACTGCCACCGACCGTGATTTTGGCCGCAACGGCATCGAACGCTACGAGCTGCTCCAGGAgcccgggggcggcggcggcggcggcggcgagggcCGGCGCGCCGGGCCTGCAGACAGCGCCCCCTACCCCGGGGGCGGCGGGAACGGCGCGAGCGGCGGCGGCCCCGGTGGTTCCAAGAGGCGGCTGGACGCGCCAGAGGGCGGCGGCGGGACCAGCTCCGGCGGCCGCAGCAGCGTGTTCGAACTGCAGGTGGCCGACACCCCGGATGGCGAAAAGCAGCCGCAGCTGATCGTGAAGGGGGCGCTGGACCGCGAACAGCGAGACTCCTACGAGTTGACCCTGCGTGTGCGCGACGGTGGCGACCCGCCTCGCTCCTCCCAGGCCATCCTGCGGGTGCTCATCACAGACGTGAACGACAACAGTCCCCGCTTCGAGAAGAGCGTGTACGAGGCTGACCTGGCGGAGAACAGCGCCCCGGGGACCCCCATCCTGCAGCTGCGTGCCGCCGACCTGGACGTGGGGGTCAACGGGCAGATCGAGTACGTGTTCGGGGCGGCTACCGAGTCCGTGCGGCGCCTGCTGCGCCTCGACGAGACGTCCGGCTGGCTCAGTGTCCTGCACCGTATCGACCGCGAGGAAGTGAACCAGCTGCGCTTCACCGTCATGGCCCGCGACCGCGGGCAGCCCCCCAAGACCGACAAGGCCACGGTGGTCCTTAATATCAAGGACGAGAACGACAATGTGCCGTCCATTGAAATCCGCAAGATCGGGCGTATCCCACTAAAGGACGGGGTGGCCAACGTGGCCGAGGACGTTCTGGTCGACACTCCCATCGCCCTGGTACAGGTGTCTGACCGAGACCAAGGCGAGAACGGAGTGGTCACCTGCACCGTGGTGGGCGATGTGCCCTTCCAACTCAAGCCAGCCAGTGACACAGAGGGTGACCAGAACAAGAAAAAGTACTTCCTGCACACCTCGGCCCCTTTGGACTATGAGACCACCCGGGAGTTCAACGTGGTCATAGTGGCGGTGGACTCGGGCAGTCCCAGCCTCTCCAGCAACAACTCCCTGATTGTCAAGGTGGGAGACACCAATGACAACCCGCCCGTCTTTGGCCAGTCGGTGGTGGAGGTATACTTTCCAGAGAACAACATCCCTGGAGAGAGGGTAGCCACGGTGCTGGCGACAGACGCGGACAGCGGGAAAAACGCTGAAATCGCCTACTCGCTGGACTCTTCCGTGATGGGGATCTTCGCCATCGACCCCGATTCCGGGGACATTCTCGTCAATACGGTGCTGGACCGCGAGCAGACTGACAGGTATGAGTTTAAAGTTAACGCCAAAGACAAAGGCATCCCGGTGCTACAGGGCAGCACCACAGTGATTGTGCAGGTGGCTGATAAGAATGACAATGACCCTAAGTTTATGCAGGACGTCTTTACCTTTTATGTGAAGGAAAATTTGCAGCCCAACAGTCCCGTGGGAATGGTCACAGTGATGGATGCTGACAAGGGGCGCAATGCGGAGATGAGTCTGTACATAGAGGAGAACAGTaacattttttccattgaaaatgacACGGGGACCATTTACTCCACAATGTCTTTTGACCGGGAACATCAGACTACATACACATTCAGAGTCAAGGCTGTGGATGGGGGAGATCCTCCCAGATCCGCAACAGCCACAGTCTCTCTCTTTGTGATGGATGAGAATGACAATGCCCCCACAGTTACCCTTCCCAGAAATGTTTCCTACACTTTACTGCCACCTTCAAGTAATGTCAGGACAGTAGTAGCTACGGTGTTGGCAACAGACAGCGATGATGGCATCAATGCAGACCTTAACTACAGCATTGCGGGAGGGAATCCCTTCAAGCTGTTTGAGATTGATTCCACCAGTGGTGTGGTTTCCTTAGTGGGCAAACTCACCCAAAAGCATTATGGCTTGCACAGATTGGTGGTGCAAGTGAATGATAGTGGGCAGCCTTCCCAGTCTACCACGACTCTGGTGCATGTGTTTGTCAATGAAAGTGTTTCTAATGCAACTGTGATTGACTCCCAGATAGCCCGAAGTTTGCACACCCCACTCACCCAGGATATAGCCGGTGACCCAAGCTATGAAATAAGCAAACAGAGACTCAGTATTGTCATTGGGGTTGTGGCTGGAATTATGACGGTGATTCTAATCATCTTAATTGTAGTGATGGCAAGATATTGCCggtccaaaaataaaaatggctatGAAGCCGGCAAAAAAGATCACGAAGACTTTTTTACACCGCAACAGCATGACAAATCTAAAAAGCCTAAAAAggacaagagaaacaaaaaatctaaGCAGCCTCTCTACAGCAGCATTGTCACTGTAGAAGCTTCTAAACCAAATGGACAGAGGTATGATAGTGTCAATGAGAAGCTGTCAGACAGCCCAAGCATGGGCCGATACCGATCAGTTAACGGTGGGCCTGGCAGTCCTGACCTGGCCAGGCATTACAAATCTAGTTCCCCATTGCCTACTGTCCAGCTTCACCCCCAATCACCAACTGCAGGAAAAAAACACCAGGCCGTACAAGATCTACCACCAGCTAACACATTTGTGGGAGCAGGAGACAACATTTCAATTGGATCAGATCACTGCTCTGAGTACAGCTGTCAAACCAATAACAAGTACAGCAAACAG
- the PCDH7 gene encoding protocadherin-7 isoform X7 has protein sequence MLRMRTMGWARAWCLGCCLLLPLSVSLAAAKQLLRYRLAEEGPADVRIGNVASDLGIVTGSGEVTFSLESGSEYLKIDNLTGELSTSERRIDREKLPQCQMIFDENECFLDFEVSVIGPSQSWVDLFEGRVIVLDINDNTPTFPSPVLTLTVEENRPVGTLYLLPTATDRDFGRNGIERYELLQEPGGGGGGGGEGRRAGPADSAPYPGGGGNGASGGGPGGSKRRLDAPEGGGGTSSGGRSSVFELQVADTPDGEKQPQLIVKGALDREQRDSYELTLRVRDGGDPPRSSQAILRVLITDVNDNSPRFEKSVYEADLAENSAPGTPILQLRAADLDVGVNGQIEYVFGAATESVRRLLRLDETSGWLSVLHRIDREEVNQLRFTVMARDRGQPPKTDKATVVLNIKDENDNVPSIEIRKIGRIPLKDGVANVAEDVLVDTPIALVQVSDRDQGENGVVTCTVVGDVPFQLKPASDTEGDQNKKKYFLHTSAPLDYETTREFNVVIVAVDSGSPSLSSNNSLIVKVGDTNDNPPVFGQSVVEVYFPENNIPGERVATVLATDADSGKNAEIAYSLDSSVMGIFAIDPDSGDILVNTVLDREQTDRYEFKVNAKDKGIPVLQGSTTVIVQVADKNDNDPKFMQDVFTFYVKENLQPNSPVGMVTVMDADKGRNAEMSLYIEENSNIFSIENDTGTIYSTMSFDREHQTTYTFRVKAVDGGDPPRSATATVSLFVMDENDNAPTVTLPRNVSYTLLPPSSNVRTVVATVLATDSDDGINADLNYSIAGGNPFKLFEIDSTSGVVSLVGKLTQKHYGLHRLVVQVNDSGQPSQSTTTLVHVFVNESVSNATVIDSQIARSLHTPLTQDIAGDPSYEISKQRLSIVIGVVAGIMTVILIILIVVMARYCRSKNKNGYEAGKKDHEDFFTPQQHDKSKKPKKDKRNKKSKQPLYSSIVTVEASKPNGQRYDSVNEKLSDSPSMGRYRSVNGGPGSPDLARHYKSSSPLPTVQLHPQSPTAGKKHQAVQDLPPANTFVGAGDNISIGSDHCSEYSCQTNNKYSKQMRLHPYITVFG, from the exons aTGCTGAGGATGCGGACCATGGGGTGGGCGCGCGCCTGGTGCCTGGGCTGCTGTCTCCTCTTGCCGCTCTCGGTAAGCCTGGCGGCCGCCAAGCAACTCCTCCGGTACCGACTGGCCGAGGAGGGCCCAGCAGACGTCCGCATCGGCAACGTCGCCTCGGACTTGGGCATCGTGACCGGCTCCGGTGAGGTGACTTTCAGCCTCGAGTCGGGCTCGGAGTACCTGAAGATCGACAACCTCACCGGCGAGCTGAGTACCAGCGAGCGGCGCATCGACCGCGAGAAGCTACCCCAGTGTCAGATGATCTTCGACGAAAACGAGTGCTTCCTGGACTTCGAGGTGTCGGTGATCGGGCCCTCGCAGAGCTGGGTGGACCTGTTCGAGGGTCGGGTCATCGTGCTCGACATCAACGACAACACGCCCACCTTCCCGTCGCCCGTGCTCACGCTCACGGTGGAGGAGAACCGGCCAGTGGGTACTCTCTACCTGCTGCCTACTGCCACCGACCGTGATTTTGGCCGCAACGGCATCGAACGCTACGAGCTGCTCCAGGAgcccgggggcggcggcggcggcggcggcgagggcCGGCGCGCCGGGCCTGCAGACAGCGCCCCCTACCCCGGGGGCGGCGGGAACGGCGCGAGCGGCGGCGGCCCCGGTGGTTCCAAGAGGCGGCTGGACGCGCCAGAGGGCGGCGGCGGGACCAGCTCCGGCGGCCGCAGCAGCGTGTTCGAACTGCAGGTGGCCGACACCCCGGATGGCGAAAAGCAGCCGCAGCTGATCGTGAAGGGGGCGCTGGACCGCGAACAGCGAGACTCCTACGAGTTGACCCTGCGTGTGCGCGACGGTGGCGACCCGCCTCGCTCCTCCCAGGCCATCCTGCGGGTGCTCATCACAGACGTGAACGACAACAGTCCCCGCTTCGAGAAGAGCGTGTACGAGGCTGACCTGGCGGAGAACAGCGCCCCGGGGACCCCCATCCTGCAGCTGCGTGCCGCCGACCTGGACGTGGGGGTCAACGGGCAGATCGAGTACGTGTTCGGGGCGGCTACCGAGTCCGTGCGGCGCCTGCTGCGCCTCGACGAGACGTCCGGCTGGCTCAGTGTCCTGCACCGTATCGACCGCGAGGAAGTGAACCAGCTGCGCTTCACCGTCATGGCCCGCGACCGCGGGCAGCCCCCCAAGACCGACAAGGCCACGGTGGTCCTTAATATCAAGGACGAGAACGACAATGTGCCGTCCATTGAAATCCGCAAGATCGGGCGTATCCCACTAAAGGACGGGGTGGCCAACGTGGCCGAGGACGTTCTGGTCGACACTCCCATCGCCCTGGTACAGGTGTCTGACCGAGACCAAGGCGAGAACGGAGTGGTCACCTGCACCGTGGTGGGCGATGTGCCCTTCCAACTCAAGCCAGCCAGTGACACAGAGGGTGACCAGAACAAGAAAAAGTACTTCCTGCACACCTCGGCCCCTTTGGACTATGAGACCACCCGGGAGTTCAACGTGGTCATAGTGGCGGTGGACTCGGGCAGTCCCAGCCTCTCCAGCAACAACTCCCTGATTGTCAAGGTGGGAGACACCAATGACAACCCGCCCGTCTTTGGCCAGTCGGTGGTGGAGGTATACTTTCCAGAGAACAACATCCCTGGAGAGAGGGTAGCCACGGTGCTGGCGACAGACGCGGACAGCGGGAAAAACGCTGAAATCGCCTACTCGCTGGACTCTTCCGTGATGGGGATCTTCGCCATCGACCCCGATTCCGGGGACATTCTCGTCAATACGGTGCTGGACCGCGAGCAGACTGACAGGTATGAGTTTAAAGTTAACGCCAAAGACAAAGGCATCCCGGTGCTACAGGGCAGCACCACAGTGATTGTGCAGGTGGCTGATAAGAATGACAATGACCCTAAGTTTATGCAGGACGTCTTTACCTTTTATGTGAAGGAAAATTTGCAGCCCAACAGTCCCGTGGGAATGGTCACAGTGATGGATGCTGACAAGGGGCGCAATGCGGAGATGAGTCTGTACATAGAGGAGAACAGTaacattttttccattgaaaatgacACGGGGACCATTTACTCCACAATGTCTTTTGACCGGGAACATCAGACTACATACACATTCAGAGTCAAGGCTGTGGATGGGGGAGATCCTCCCAGATCCGCAACAGCCACAGTCTCTCTCTTTGTGATGGATGAGAATGACAATGCCCCCACAGTTACCCTTCCCAGAAATGTTTCCTACACTTTACTGCCACCTTCAAGTAATGTCAGGACAGTAGTAGCTACGGTGTTGGCAACAGACAGCGATGATGGCATCAATGCAGACCTTAACTACAGCATTGCGGGAGGGAATCCCTTCAAGCTGTTTGAGATTGATTCCACCAGTGGTGTGGTTTCCTTAGTGGGCAAACTCACCCAAAAGCATTATGGCTTGCACAGATTGGTGGTGCAAGTGAATGATAGTGGGCAGCCTTCCCAGTCTACCACGACTCTGGTGCATGTGTTTGTCAATGAAAGTGTTTCTAATGCAACTGTGATTGACTCCCAGATAGCCCGAAGTTTGCACACCCCACTCACCCAGGATATAGCCGGTGACCCAAGCTATGAAATAAGCAAACAGAGACTCAGTATTGTCATTGGGGTTGTGGCTGGAATTATGACGGTGATTCTAATCATCTTAATTGTAGTGATGGCAAGATATTGCCggtccaaaaataaaaatggctatGAAGCCGGCAAAAAAGATCACGAAGACTTTTTTACACCGCAACAGCATGACAAATCTAAAAAGCCTAAAAAggacaagagaaacaaaaaatctaaGCAGCCTCTCTACAGCAGCATTGTCACTGTAGAAGCTTCTAAACCAAATGGACAGAGGTATGATAGTGTCAATGAGAAGCTGTCAGACAGCCCAAGCATGGGCCGATACCGATCAGTTAACGGTGGGCCTGGCAGTCCTGACCTGGCCAGGCATTACAAATCTAGTTCCCCATTGCCTACTGTCCAGCTTCACCCCCAATCACCAACTGCAGGAAAAAAACACCAGGCCGTACAAGATCTACCACCAGCTAACACATTTGTGGGAGCAGGAGACAACATTTCAATTGGATCAGATCACTGCTCTGAGTACAGCTGTCAAACCAATAACAAGTACAGCAAACAG atGCGTCTGCATCCATACATTACTGTGTTTGGCTGA
- the PCDH7 gene encoding protocadherin-7 isoform X4, whose protein sequence is MLRMRTMGWARAWCLGCCLLLPLSVSLAAAKQLLRYRLAEEGPADVRIGNVASDLGIVTGSGEVTFSLESGSEYLKIDNLTGELSTSERRIDREKLPQCQMIFDENECFLDFEVSVIGPSQSWVDLFEGRVIVLDINDNTPTFPSPVLTLTVEENRPVGTLYLLPTATDRDFGRNGIERYELLQEPGGGGGGGGEGRRAGPADSAPYPGGGGNGASGGGPGGSKRRLDAPEGGGGTSSGGRSSVFELQVADTPDGEKQPQLIVKGALDREQRDSYELTLRVRDGGDPPRSSQAILRVLITDVNDNSPRFEKSVYEADLAENSAPGTPILQLRAADLDVGVNGQIEYVFGAATESVRRLLRLDETSGWLSVLHRIDREEVNQLRFTVMARDRGQPPKTDKATVVLNIKDENDNVPSIEIRKIGRIPLKDGVANVAEDVLVDTPIALVQVSDRDQGENGVVTCTVVGDVPFQLKPASDTEGDQNKKKYFLHTSAPLDYETTREFNVVIVAVDSGSPSLSSNNSLIVKVGDTNDNPPVFGQSVVEVYFPENNIPGERVATVLATDADSGKNAEIAYSLDSSVMGIFAIDPDSGDILVNTVLDREQTDRYEFKVNAKDKGIPVLQGSTTVIVQVADKNDNDPKFMQDVFTFYVKENLQPNSPVGMVTVMDADKGRNAEMSLYIEENSNIFSIENDTGTIYSTMSFDREHQTTYTFRVKAVDGGDPPRSATATVSLFVMDENDNAPTVTLPRNVSYTLLPPSSNVRTVVATVLATDSDDGINADLNYSIAGGNPFKLFEIDSTSGVVSLVGKLTQKHYGLHRLVVQVNDSGQPSQSTTTLVHVFVNESVSNATVIDSQIARSLHTPLTQDIAGDPSYEISKQRLSIVIGVVAGIMTVILIILIVVMARYCRSKNKNGYEAGKKDHEDFFTPQQHDKSKKPKKDKRNKKSKQPLYSSIVTVEASKPNGQRYDSVNEKLSDSPSMGRYRSVNGGPGSPDLARHYKSSSPLPTVQLHPQSPTAGKKHQAVQDLPPANTFVGAGDNISIGSDHCSEYSCQTNNKYSKQPFRRVTFSVVSQPQDPHQGSLQSCYDSGLEESETPSSKSSSGPRLGALPLPEDNYERTTPDGSVGEAEHMENGVAAITTFPFLPFPHGKTHGRRVLLRPLH, encoded by the coding sequence aTGCTGAGGATGCGGACCATGGGGTGGGCGCGCGCCTGGTGCCTGGGCTGCTGTCTCCTCTTGCCGCTCTCGGTAAGCCTGGCGGCCGCCAAGCAACTCCTCCGGTACCGACTGGCCGAGGAGGGCCCAGCAGACGTCCGCATCGGCAACGTCGCCTCGGACTTGGGCATCGTGACCGGCTCCGGTGAGGTGACTTTCAGCCTCGAGTCGGGCTCGGAGTACCTGAAGATCGACAACCTCACCGGCGAGCTGAGTACCAGCGAGCGGCGCATCGACCGCGAGAAGCTACCCCAGTGTCAGATGATCTTCGACGAAAACGAGTGCTTCCTGGACTTCGAGGTGTCGGTGATCGGGCCCTCGCAGAGCTGGGTGGACCTGTTCGAGGGTCGGGTCATCGTGCTCGACATCAACGACAACACGCCCACCTTCCCGTCGCCCGTGCTCACGCTCACGGTGGAGGAGAACCGGCCAGTGGGTACTCTCTACCTGCTGCCTACTGCCACCGACCGTGATTTTGGCCGCAACGGCATCGAACGCTACGAGCTGCTCCAGGAgcccgggggcggcggcggcggcggcggcgagggcCGGCGCGCCGGGCCTGCAGACAGCGCCCCCTACCCCGGGGGCGGCGGGAACGGCGCGAGCGGCGGCGGCCCCGGTGGTTCCAAGAGGCGGCTGGACGCGCCAGAGGGCGGCGGCGGGACCAGCTCCGGCGGCCGCAGCAGCGTGTTCGAACTGCAGGTGGCCGACACCCCGGATGGCGAAAAGCAGCCGCAGCTGATCGTGAAGGGGGCGCTGGACCGCGAACAGCGAGACTCCTACGAGTTGACCCTGCGTGTGCGCGACGGTGGCGACCCGCCTCGCTCCTCCCAGGCCATCCTGCGGGTGCTCATCACAGACGTGAACGACAACAGTCCCCGCTTCGAGAAGAGCGTGTACGAGGCTGACCTGGCGGAGAACAGCGCCCCGGGGACCCCCATCCTGCAGCTGCGTGCCGCCGACCTGGACGTGGGGGTCAACGGGCAGATCGAGTACGTGTTCGGGGCGGCTACCGAGTCCGTGCGGCGCCTGCTGCGCCTCGACGAGACGTCCGGCTGGCTCAGTGTCCTGCACCGTATCGACCGCGAGGAAGTGAACCAGCTGCGCTTCACCGTCATGGCCCGCGACCGCGGGCAGCCCCCCAAGACCGACAAGGCCACGGTGGTCCTTAATATCAAGGACGAGAACGACAATGTGCCGTCCATTGAAATCCGCAAGATCGGGCGTATCCCACTAAAGGACGGGGTGGCCAACGTGGCCGAGGACGTTCTGGTCGACACTCCCATCGCCCTGGTACAGGTGTCTGACCGAGACCAAGGCGAGAACGGAGTGGTCACCTGCACCGTGGTGGGCGATGTGCCCTTCCAACTCAAGCCAGCCAGTGACACAGAGGGTGACCAGAACAAGAAAAAGTACTTCCTGCACACCTCGGCCCCTTTGGACTATGAGACCACCCGGGAGTTCAACGTGGTCATAGTGGCGGTGGACTCGGGCAGTCCCAGCCTCTCCAGCAACAACTCCCTGATTGTCAAGGTGGGAGACACCAATGACAACCCGCCCGTCTTTGGCCAGTCGGTGGTGGAGGTATACTTTCCAGAGAACAACATCCCTGGAGAGAGGGTAGCCACGGTGCTGGCGACAGACGCGGACAGCGGGAAAAACGCTGAAATCGCCTACTCGCTGGACTCTTCCGTGATGGGGATCTTCGCCATCGACCCCGATTCCGGGGACATTCTCGTCAATACGGTGCTGGACCGCGAGCAGACTGACAGGTATGAGTTTAAAGTTAACGCCAAAGACAAAGGCATCCCGGTGCTACAGGGCAGCACCACAGTGATTGTGCAGGTGGCTGATAAGAATGACAATGACCCTAAGTTTATGCAGGACGTCTTTACCTTTTATGTGAAGGAAAATTTGCAGCCCAACAGTCCCGTGGGAATGGTCACAGTGATGGATGCTGACAAGGGGCGCAATGCGGAGATGAGTCTGTACATAGAGGAGAACAGTaacattttttccattgaaaatgacACGGGGACCATTTACTCCACAATGTCTTTTGACCGGGAACATCAGACTACATACACATTCAGAGTCAAGGCTGTGGATGGGGGAGATCCTCCCAGATCCGCAACAGCCACAGTCTCTCTCTTTGTGATGGATGAGAATGACAATGCCCCCACAGTTACCCTTCCCAGAAATGTTTCCTACACTTTACTGCCACCTTCAAGTAATGTCAGGACAGTAGTAGCTACGGTGTTGGCAACAGACAGCGATGATGGCATCAATGCAGACCTTAACTACAGCATTGCGGGAGGGAATCCCTTCAAGCTGTTTGAGATTGATTCCACCAGTGGTGTGGTTTCCTTAGTGGGCAAACTCACCCAAAAGCATTATGGCTTGCACAGATTGGTGGTGCAAGTGAATGATAGTGGGCAGCCTTCCCAGTCTACCACGACTCTGGTGCATGTGTTTGTCAATGAAAGTGTTTCTAATGCAACTGTGATTGACTCCCAGATAGCCCGAAGTTTGCACACCCCACTCACCCAGGATATAGCCGGTGACCCAAGCTATGAAATAAGCAAACAGAGACTCAGTATTGTCATTGGGGTTGTGGCTGGAATTATGACGGTGATTCTAATCATCTTAATTGTAGTGATGGCAAGATATTGCCggtccaaaaataaaaatggctatGAAGCCGGCAAAAAAGATCACGAAGACTTTTTTACACCGCAACAGCATGACAAATCTAAAAAGCCTAAAAAggacaagagaaacaaaaaatctaaGCAGCCTCTCTACAGCAGCATTGTCACTGTAGAAGCTTCTAAACCAAATGGACAGAGGTATGATAGTGTCAATGAGAAGCTGTCAGACAGCCCAAGCATGGGCCGATACCGATCAGTTAACGGTGGGCCTGGCAGTCCTGACCTGGCCAGGCATTACAAATCTAGTTCCCCATTGCCTACTGTCCAGCTTCACCCCCAATCACCAACTGCAGGAAAAAAACACCAGGCCGTACAAGATCTACCACCAGCTAACACATTTGTGGGAGCAGGAGACAACATTTCAATTGGATCAGATCACTGCTCTGAGTACAGCTGTCAAACCAATAACAAGTACAGCAAACAG